A window of the Fusarium poae strain DAOMC 252244 chromosome 3, whole genome shotgun sequence genome harbors these coding sequences:
- a CDS encoding hypothetical protein (SECRETED:SignalP(1-17)), with the protein MHFSQIAIVALAAVAQAVDVQVVAVGRNGATNATGLKFWPEKITAEPGTMVQFQFWTGNHTVTQSTFDDPCMPIGNVNPSVEGVYSGYMPVAASMSKGMIPTYTITIKDKKPMWLFCSKAQHCQGGMSMVINEDSSSNSTKTLSGYKEKCKGTTVSEVVPVKSGGAPSGGTGGNGTVPGGSGDGSSGGNDGNSDDDSSGDDSSDDGSSSGGDSSSDDGSSSDDDSSSDDGSDDGSEDGPQDGSGSGQGGTPTEGSPLTPGAAGTPTAGTPVVTAGAADLSAPLSMLVAVGAAALCVL; encoded by the exons ATGCATTTCTCACAAATTGCCATTGTCGCTCTTGCGGCTGTCGCTCAAG CTGTCGACGTTCAGGTCGTTGCTGTAGGCCGCAATGGAGCAACAAATGCAACTGGCCTCAAGTTCTGGCCCGAGAAGATTACAGCTGAACCCGGTACCATGGTCCAGTTCCAGTTCTGGACAGGAAACCACACAGTCACACAATCTACTTTCGACGACCCTTGTATGCCAATCGGGAATGTCAACCCTAGCGTCGAGGGCGTCTACTCTGGCTACATGCCTGTCGCCGCCAGCATGTCCAAGGGCATGATTCCTACctacaccatcaccatcaaggacaagaagcccATGTGGCTCTTCTGCAGCAAGGCTCAGCACTGCCAGGGCGGTATGTCTATGGTCATCAACGAAGA TTCGTCTTCCAACTCAACAAAGACCCTCAGCGGTTACAAGGAGAAGTGCAAGGGCACCACAGTCTCCGAAGTCGTCCCAGTCAAGTCTGGCGGCGCTCCCTCTGGCGGCACTGGCGGCAACGGCACTGTCCCTGGCGGCTCCGGCGACGGCAGCTCCGGCGGCAATGACGGGAACTCTGATGACGATAGCTCCGGTGATGACAGCTCCGATGACGGTAGCAGCTCTGGCGGTGATTCTTCTTCCGACGATGGCAGCAGCTCCGACGATGACTCTTCTTCTGACGATGGCTCTGACGACGGCTCCGAAGATGGGCCTCAAGATGGCAGCGGCTCTGGCCAGGGTGGTACACCCACTGAAGGCTCGCCCTTGACCCCCGGAGCTGCTGGCACACCAACTGCTGGCACACCTGTTGTGACAGCCGGTGCTGCAGACCTCTCCGCACCTTTGTCGATGCTAGTAGCAGTTGGTGCCGCCGCCCTCTGCGTGCTGTAG
- a CDS encoding hypothetical protein (TransMembrane:1 (o55-74i)~BUSCO:44489at5125): MADESTLRQRKPQPKNDSGSEVSQPSTPTKKGKKTSTSKVDHNDTWDGYSPYLDILRVISFLFVASMGLSYVISGGESYWWGHKNKPEWMTQKFYKELILGPPPPTYMTLDELSLYDGRDPDRPILLAINGTIYDVSPGRRMYGPGGSYSYFAATDAARGFVTGCFAEDQTADLRGYEETFLPIDNPEVDSHWTPEELAELKVKELEEAKQKAHATLKHWVDFFANNKKYSKVGYVQRDPNWLEKEKPKKLCDQAQKSRKTRKIPQSKK, encoded by the exons ATGGCGGACGAATCGACACTCCGGCAGCGCAAACCTCAGCCAAAGAACGACTCCGGATCCGAAGTCTCTCAACCTTCAACTCCCACCAAAAAGGGCAAAAAGACATCAACTTCCAAGGTCGACCACAATGACACCTGGGATGGCTACTCTCCTTACCTCGACATCCTCCGCGTCATCAGCTTCCTCTTCGTAGCCTCCATGGGCCTCAGCTATGTTATAAGCGGAGGAGAGAGCTACTGGTGGGGGCACAAGAACAAACCGGAATGGATGACTCAAAAATTCTACAAAGAGTTAATTCTTGGACCA CCACCCCCAACCTACATGACTCTCGATGAGCTCTCTCTTTACGATGGTCGCGATCCCGACAGACCTATTCTGCTCGCCATCAACGGCACCATCTACGACGTCTCCCCCGGTCGACGCATGTACGGTCCTGGTGGTTCATACAGCTACTTTGCTGCCACCGATGCCGCCCGCGGTTTCGTTACAGGTTGCTTCGCTGAGGACCAGACTGCGGATCTCCGCGGTTATGAGGAGACATTCTTGCCCATCGACAATCCTGAGGTTGACTCGCATTGGACCCCTGAAGAGCTCGCCGAGCTCAAGGTTAAGGAGCTGGAGGAAGCCAAGCAGAAGGCCCATGCTACACTAAAGCACTGGGTTGACTTTTTCGCCAACAACAAGAAGTACTCCAAGGTGGGATATGTGCAGCGAGACCCTAACTGgctggagaaggagaagcccaagaagctTTGCGACCAGGCCCAGAAGAGCAGGAAGACCAGAAAGATTCCTCAAAGCAAGAAGTAG
- a CDS encoding hypothetical protein (BUSCO:24474at5125), translated as MEQPNSPGGSSGGPLQAVTADRVNQQRDRESVFTHLRSGSRESVHDKISQFNNLSVTMQSKQLERKTADAALKRAMLGREEAESELRKIREETKALKKAIDEGKERERKVGERLEALMENYGRAKETHAHTQALWEKEIRRARKETFKTQSSIVKLQEELKSARTNAKMIDENLKREKARSKVREQEAFEARYQIVGVQEQLDQALERIKLVEQERDAFKTAAKNEEVARIAAEGRIPLPPQEADDEFASPQKARKSASKEPRMSLSTMDIISSEASEAEIEELAIQLQWERQRAERAHEMIEFLQAECHLRCCACSKSNRRTSVEAPRKKRRSSIGLEGPNDKVIKLDNKTLEAEKRAASPPRIQEPQPEAQPENKVNIETEPETQAQIGRQQYLEEPPRVLPKPKKEPRRSTIFCPKEGIFRTVSEQEAAIIEAQQKIEQAEAHRENPTHDESQDVDEVVVEEVVEGETFVGDNTEMERRISTETESNYRRYARTPSVEPPAFAMLAAERTSLASLLSAPHNGAHSAPIPQIPTMPDVSEDVLASPETRPHTTNTFYTVTTTTTVPMKDDNARNSASFNERLRTPSQNSTGTTFDLSNPALTPTMTREEALAKIRERRGRARSMAQGTLTPARRMVSGTERRDMSAPTGKVAGKGR; from the exons ATGGAGCAACCAAACAGCCCAGGGGGCTCCTCCGGCGGTCCCCTCCAGGCTGTCACTGCAGACCGCGTAAATCAACAACGGGACCGAGAATCAGTCTTTACTCACCTCCGCTCAGGATCAAGAGAAAGCGTCCACGATAAGATCAGCCAGTTCAACAACCTCAGTGTCACCATGCAATCAAAACAATTAGAACGCAAGACAGCCGACGCTGCCTTGAAGCGCGCCATGCTCGGTCGTGAAGAAGCCGAATCCGAGTTGCGCAAAATCAGGGAGGAGACCAAGGCACTAAAGAAGGCCATTGATGAGGGTAAAGAGCGTGAGAGAAAGGTTGGGGAGCGTCTAGAGGCGTTGATG GAGAACTATGGCCGAGCCAAGGAGACACACGCACATACCCAAGCCCTTTGGGAAAAGGAGATCCGCCGCGCACGAAAAGAGACATTCAAGACACAATCATCAATCGTCAAACTCCAAGAGGAGCTCAAATCAGCCCGTACCAACGCAAAAATGATTGACGAAAACCTCAAGCGCGAAAAGGCTAGAAGCAAAGTCCGAGAACAGGAGGCCTTTGAAGCCCGCTATCAGATTGTTGGCGTCCAGGAACAACTCGACCAAGCCCTAGAACGCATTAAACTCGTCGAGCAGGAGCGCGACGCCTTCAAGACCGCTGCTAAGAACGAGGAGGTCGCCCGTATCGCTGCTGAAGGCCGCATTCCTCTACCACCACAAGAAGCCGATGATGAGTTTGCTTCTCCACAGAAGGCCAGGAAGAGTGCATCAAAAGAGCCTCGCATGTCACTCTCAACGATGGACATCATCTCATCAGAAGCAAGCGAGGCCGAGATCGAGGAGTTAGCAATCCAATTGCAATGGGAACGTCAGAGAGCCGAGCGTGCTCACGAGATGATTGAGTTCCTGCAGGCTGAGTGCCACCTGCGTTGCTGCGCTTGCTCCAAGTCGAATCGCCGCACCAGTGTTGAGGCCCCTCGCAAGAAACGTCGTAGTTCGATCGGTCTTGAGGGACCCAATGACAAGGTGATCAAGCTCGATAACAAGACGCTGGAGGCCGAGAAGCGTGCTGCCAGCCCACCTCGCATTCAAGAGCCACAACCTGAGGCTCAGCCTGAAAATAAGGTCAATATTGAGACAGAGCCCGAAACTCAAGCCCAAATAGGGCGTCAGCAATATCTGGAAGAGCCACCCCGCGTGCtgcccaagcccaagaaggagCCTCGTCGCAGCACTATCTTCTGTCCCAAAGAAGGTATCTTCCGAACCGTTTCTGAGCAGGAAGCTGCGATTATTGAGGCGCAACAAAAAATCGAACAGGCAGAGGCTCACCGTGAGAACCCAACTCACGATGAGTCTCAGGATGTGGACGAGGTTGTAGTTGAAGAAGTGGTAGAGGGTGAAACTTTTGTTGGTGACAACACTGAGATGGAGCGCCGTATATCGACAGAGACCGAGAGCAACTACAGGAGATACGCACGAACTCCTTCAGTCGAGCCTCCGGCCTTTGCGATGCTTGCAGCAGAGCGCACTAGTCTTGCCTCTCTGCTCAGCGCTCCTCACAATGGGGCTCACTCCGCCCCTATCCCTCAAATACCGACCATGCCAGATGTATCCGAGGATGTTCTTGCATCCCCTGAGACTCGACCTCACACCACCAATACCTTTTACACTGTCACTACAACAACAACTGTGCCCATGAAAGACGACAACGCAAGGAACAGTGCCTCATTCAACGAACGGCTTCGCACACCCTCTCAGAATAGCACAGGCACTACTTTTGACCTTTCCAATCCTGCCCTCACACCTACCATGACTCGCGAGGAGGCCCTCGCCAAGATTCGCGAGCGTCGTGGTCGTGCCCGCTCAATGGCCCAAGGCACATTGACGCCTGCCCGTCGAATGGTCTCAGGTACTGAGCGACGGGACATGAGCGCTCCCACAGGCAAGGTTGCTGGTAAAGGTCGATGA
- a CDS encoding hypothetical protein (BUSCO:25753at5125), giving the protein MTSIASSETGPLTVEPLSERNVSRIPLILPHERVFPIQIGSELFKLSGASLSSDAPSYFSQYFVCQLESAKERKDESSSSLRTLYIDRDPSIFRDISLHLQGYHVQPRDGEHFVRLFSDAQFYSLPKLISQLYEESIFISIGHREFQIPREIFKDPGNSPNYFSLGFAAFFSRPDDLFPGLEREGLIRPPSILPPSVPKRSADTFAELLHFLRGYPIHIRDETHRQELLSDARYFHFKGLEQRLIPHSLSYNQATRRNEIVLRLENIQKSGISVFVSNTDPLAGFVQYARPYMEEKPAELVLEIGGETTKLHFSGGDAKAEFFRDTKARVAKLFELVSSKLNSFQTDQSTTLGNALLTDDYVRVVLEPESAIILDGKDYLEDFIKNESSGSNYPRKRRRVDGDSEEEEWVVKTGQWRLRIQYSPNGRGIECVLVAAKLDAMSSQLARNMSRGFLGN; this is encoded by the exons ATGACTTCGATTGCTTCCTCAGAAACAGGGCCCTTGACTGTTGAGCCGCTGTCAGAGCGCAACGTCTCAAGGATCCCGCTTATCCTCCCTCATGAGCGCGTATTTCCCATCCAGATCGGCAGCGAGCTGTTCAAGCTCTCGGGAGCTTCATTGTCCTCTGACG CCCCGTCTTACTTCTCTCAGTACTTTGTCTGTCAATTAGAGTCAGCAAAGGAACGAAAGGACGAGTCGAGCTCATCTCTCAGAACTCTCTACATTGATCGCGATCCTTCCATCTTTCGCGACATCTCGCTCCATCTTCAGGGCTACCATGTCCAACCCCGTGATGGCGAGCACTTCGTGCGCCTCTTTTCAGATGCACAATTCTACAGCT TGCCGAAGCTGATCTCCCAGCTCTACGAGGAGAGCATTTTCATCTCCATTGGACATCGCGAATTTCAGATCCCCAGAGAAATCTTCAAGGACCCTGGCAACTCTCCCAATTACTTCTCTCTTGGCTTCGCAGCTTTCTTCTCTCGCCCAGACGATCTCTTCCCAGGCCTTGAACGCGAAGGCCTGATCCGTCCACCGTCAATTCTGCCCCCCTCGGTCCCAAAGCGTAGCGCTGATACTTTCGCCGAGCTCCTACACTTTCTACGCGGATATCCCATTCACATTCGTGACGAGACACACCGACAGGAACTTCTCAGCGATGCGCGCTACTTTCACTTCAAGGGTCTCGAGCAGCGACTCATTCCACACTCGTTGAGCTACAATCAAGCAACAAGACGAAACGAGATTGTCCTCCGCCTTGAAAACATCCAGAAGAGCGGCATCAGCGTTTTTGTTAGCAATACAGATCCTTTAGCGGGCTTTGTACAGTACGCTCGACCATACATGGAGGAGAAGCCTGCAGAACTGGTGCTCGAGATCGGTGGTGAGACAACGAAACTTCATTTCTCGGGAGGCGATGCAAAAGCGGAGTTCTTTAGAGACACCAAAGCTCGTGTCGCAAAACTCTTTGAACTGGTATCTTCAAAGCTGAACTCGTTTCAGACAGATCAGTCCACAACTCTTGGAAACGCTCTGCTGACAGATGATTATGTCCGTGTAGTCCTTGAGCCTGAATCTGCCATTATTCTAGACGGCAAGGACTATCTCGAAGATTTCATCAAAAACGAGTCTTCCGGAAGCAATTACCCGCGCAAACGGCGGCGCGTTGACGGAGACTCggaagaagaggaatggGTTGTGAAAACAGGACAGTGGAGGTTACGCATTCAGTATTCGCCAAATGGTAGAGGCATTGAGTGTGTTCTTGTTGCAGCCAAACTAGATGCGATGTCGTCGCAGTTGGCACGGAATATGTCAAGAGGTTTCCTAGGAAACTAA
- a CDS encoding hypothetical protein (BUSCO:32259at5125) — protein sequence MSDIDEMDVDVPAPSKDITFSSEAKQGKRSAANLPVEAEDSLPWVEKYRPNTLDDVSGHQDILATINKFIDQNRLPHLLLYGPPGTGKTSTILALARRIYGTANMRQMVLELNASDDRGIDVVREQIKTFASTKQIFSLGGASRSGNSMAGFKLIILDEADAMTSTAQMALRRIMEKYTTNTRFCIIANYSHKLSPALLSRCTRFRFSPLKEGDIRVLVDKVVEEENVQIRGEAVDALVKLSKGDMRRALNVLQACHASSTPLRAKDAPKVPDNEIQRENITIETIYNCIAAPPPDAIKEIVGTLLNTSDVTSCLNTINALKIQRGLALADIITALSEELVKKKVRPEAMITWLDGLANIEHRVAGGSSESIQTGAVVGVVRSGVELM from the exons ATGTCCGACATAGATGAAATGGACGTCGATGTCCCGGCTCCCAGCAAGGACATCACTTTTTCTTCTGAAGCCAAGCAAGGCAAGCGCAGTGCCGCCAACCTACCAGTCGAAGCCGAAGATAGCTTACCTTG GGTCGAAAAATACAGACCAAACACTCTCGACGACGTTTCGGGTCATCAAGACATTCTCGCTACCATCAACAAATTCATCGACCAGAACCGTCTCCCTCATCTACTCCTATACGGCCCTCCCGGTACCGGAAAGACGTCAACCATTCTTGCGCTTGCCCGCCGTATTTATGGCACTGCCAATATGCGCCAGATGGTTCTCGAGCTTAACGCCTCGGACGACCGTGGTATTGACGTCGTGCGAGAGCAGATCAAGACGTTTGCCAGCACCAAGCAGATCTTCTCCTTGGGTGGCGCCTCTCGTTCGGGCAACTCGATGGCTGGGTTCAAGCTCATCATACTTGACGAGGCTGATGCCATGACAAGTACTGCTCAGATGGCTCTGCGACGAATTATGGAAAAGTACACAACCAACACTCGATTCTGCATCATTGCAAATTACTCCCACAAACTCAGCCCAGCTCTTTTGAGTCGATGCACGCGATTCCGTTTCAGCCCGTTGAAGGAGGGCGATATCAGAGTCCTTGTGGACAAGGTGGTAGAGGAGGAGAATGTCCAGATCAGAGGAGAGGCGGTTGATGCGCTGGTAAAGCTGAGCAAGGGTGACATGCGAAGAGCATTGAACGTGCTGCAAGCGTGTCATGCATCAA GCACACCATTGCGGGCAAAGGATGCACCCAAGGTGCCGGACAACGAGATCCAACGTGAAAATATCACAATAGAAACCATCTACAACTGTATTgcagcaccaccaccagatGCCATCAAGGAGATCGTGGGTACTCTGCTCAATACATCAGATGTCACAAGCTGCCTCAACACGATCAACGCCCTCAAGATACAACGGGGTCTTGCCCTAGCTGATATCATCACCGCTCTTTCTGAGGAGCTAGTGAAGAAAAAGGTCAGACCTGAGGCCATGATCACTTGGTTAGATGGACTCGCCAACATCGAGCATAGAGTCGCTGGTGGAAGCAGCGAGTCCATCCAGACCGGAGCGGTCGTCGGAGTGGTCCGAAGTGGAGTTGAGTTGATGTGA
- a CDS encoding hypothetical protein (TransMembrane:9 (i89-116o122-141i162-184o196-214i221-242o254-272i284-301o321-343i532-554o)~BUSCO:20544at5125) has protein sequence MSDPRRDAPPSLTSTAATTTTATVLPAPNGHDKGDDVPDAGLRSLDHYKRALPKWRYDLRQQLLPLIRWETPYLAWMQEKMRTPALDSYFAITANLGTHTFFMIGLPICFWCGYAAFGKGLVHILALGVFWTGFIKDFYSLPRPLSPPLHRITMSGSAALEYGFPSTHSANAVSVAVYALLILRSPENTLPPATKFALECLSYFYAVSIIFGRLYCGMHGFLDVIIGSIMGAAISLLEFYYGPPLDEYMHSSSWIAPFVAALIILVLVRIHPEPADDCPCYDDSVAFAGVLIGLEFGTWTYGKIAIDPWETHAHGGGTVDITHLGLISNVARIVFGVLVVFLWRETMKPLLLKLLPHLFRIIEQVGMNMPRRFFTPASKYKTVPAGSRIDTLFPSPSDFPRMVESIRNPTTRGRSVSIGPQSAADAYETLAYRERKRRESVSSNHSLNSKSSNVELQNAHEDHSGKGAQTSGSQTQRIVEYEQMMGTGEVVMTPSAEDDRVGIFVTSPEDRLGEKEMFSQLIKPRVRYDVEVVTKLVVYTGIAWFAVAIIPIMFELVGLGTNQLREQ, from the exons ATGAGCGACCCTAGACGCGATGCCCCGCCATCGCTTACTTCAACCGCagccacaaccacaaccgcAACGGTCCTGCCTGCGCCAAACGGACATGACAAAGGCGACGATGTTCCTGATGCTGGTCTGAGGAGCCTTGATCACT ACAAGCGCGCTCTGCCAAAATGGCGATACGACCTGCGCCAGCAGTTGTTGCCCCTGATCCGATGGGAGACGCCCTACCTTGCCTGGATGCAGGAGAAGATGCGAACTCCAGCTCTCGATAGTTACTTTGCTATTACTGCCAACCTTGGAACCCATACCTTCTTCATGATCGGGTTGCCTATTTGCTTCTGGTGCGGATATGCCGCCTTTGGAAAAGG ACTCGTTCACATTCTTGCTCTTGGAGTCTTTTGGACTGGCTTCATCAAGGACTTTTACTCACTTCCACGCCCGCTGTCGCCTCCTCTACACCGAATTACCATGTCCGGTTCCGCAGCCCTCGAGTATGGTTTCCCTTCGACCCATAGCGCCAATGCCGTCTCTGTCGCTGTCTATGCGCTCCTGATATTGCGCAGTCCCGAGAACACGCTTCCCCCAGCCACAAAATTCGCATTGGAATGTCTCTCATACTTTTACGCTGTCTCGATTATATTTGGACGTCTTTATTGTGGCATGCACGGCTTTTTGGATGTTATTATTGGGTCAATCATGGGTGCTGCCATTTCTCTCCTCGAATTCTACTATGGACCTCCTCTCGACGAATATATGCACTCGAGTTCCTGGATTGCGCCTTTCGTGGCCGCGTTAATCATCCTAGTACTTGTGCGCATTCATCCAGAACCGGCAGACGATTGTCCATGCTACGATGATAGTGTTGCTTTCGCCGGTGTCCTCATTGGTCTCGAGTTTGGTACTTGGACATACGGCAAGATTGCAATCGACCCTTGGGAGACTCATGCGCATGGTGGAGGAACTGTGGATATTACACACTTGGGCTTGATTTCCAATGTGGCTAGAATTGTatttggtgttttggtgGTGTTTCTCTGGCGCGAAACCATGAAGCCCTTGTTGCTTAAGCTTCTGCCTCATTTATTCCGAATCATTGAGCAGGTTGGCATGAACATGCCTCGGCGATTCTTCACTCCTGCCAGTAAATACAAGACGGTTCCGGCAGGTTCTCGCATTGATACTCTTTTCCCGTCGCCGTCCGACTTCCCGCGCATGGTTGAGAGTATCCGAAACCCTACAACCCGAGGTCGCTCCGTGTCAATTGGACCCCAAAGCGCCGCGGATGCTTACGAGACCTTGGCTTACAGGGAGCGCAAGCGACGTGAAAGCGTCAGCAGCAACCATAGTTTGAACAGCAAGTCGAGCAACGTCGAGCTCCAAAACGCACACGAGGACCATTCAGGAAAGGGTGCCCAAACTTCTGGCTCGCAGACTCAGCGTATTGTCGAGTATGAGCAAATGATGGGAACTGGTGAGGTTGTTATGACACCCTCTGCTGAGGATGACCGGGTTGGTATATTTGTTACGAGCCCAGAAGACAGGTTGGGCGAAAAAGAGATGTTCTCGCAGTTGATCAAGCCCCGTGTACGATATGACGTCGAGGTTGTAACCAAGCTTGTCGTATACACTG GTATTGCTTGGTTTGCGGTTGCTATTATCCCTATAATGTTTGAGCTAGTTGGTTTAGGGACGAATCAACTACGTGAGCAATGA
- a CDS encoding hypothetical protein (BUSCO:47354at5125) — MPFSLRGKHCVVTGATGAIGFRIAAAFAQRGSVVTLLSRSAPDARLSLEHQLVPFEPEQDRKDMGDEFPEKHRFMRLDATKSSTFKGLFGSSVGPVDVLVNCAGVSQTSFIKRTSDEDIQNILHTNLQSAILASKYAKMNHHGCIINVSSLMANKNGAGASVYAASKAGLVAFTRALATEYSPRSIRVNALLPGWIASPMWDHLKPDIQQQYLKDCPLRRVGQPDEVADAAVFLATNRFANNCVLNLDGGLSAV; from the exons ATGCCATTCTCCCTCCGCGGTAAACATTGCGTCGTGACCGGAGCCACTGGCGCAATCGGCTTTCGTATAGCGGCCGCTTTTGCCCAGCGTGGCTCCGTCGTCACCCTCCTCAGCCGTTCTGCACCAGATGCCCGGCTCAGCCTCGAACACCAGCTTGTTCCGTTTGAGCCGGAGCAGGATCGCAAAGACATGGGCGATGAGTTCCCAGAGAAGCACCGTTTTATGCGCCTAGATGCTACCAAGTCTTCCACGTTCAAGGGTTTGTTTGGTTCCTCTGTTGGTCCTGTTGATGTCCTCGTCAACTGTGCTGGCGTTAGTCAGACTTCATTTATCAAGAGGACTTCTGACGAGGATATTCAAAATATCCTCCACACAAACCTTCAGTCAGCAATTCTTGCTTCCAAATACGCCAAGATGAATCACCATG GATGCATCATCAATGTCTCGAGTCTCATGGCTAATAAAAATGGAGCTGGTGCTTCAGTGTACGCCGCATCAAAGGCTGGCCTTGTCG CTTTCACCCGTGCTCTAGCTACCGAGTATAGTCCTCGCTCCATTCGCGTCAACGCCTTGCTACCTGGTTGGATAGCTAGTCCAATGTGGGATC ATCTAAAACCAGATATTCAGCAGCAATATCTCAAAGACTGCCCCCTGCGCCGTGTAGGACAGCCCGATGAAGTGGCGGACGCTGCTGTCTTCCTGGCGACGAATCGTTTCGCAAACAACTGCGTTCTAAACCTCGATGGTGGTTTAAGCGCCGTGTAA
- a CDS encoding hypothetical protein (BUSCO:14099at5125) gives MDATSAGQAPAQTQPATASPAAPSAPAQQPQTQQQTQKQPAYPENAPQRRPPTATRDRHNQQSLGASLNTSIKQARVLMVGAGGIGCELLKNLVLTGFGEIHIVDLDTIDLSNLNRQFLFRHEHIKKSKALVAKEAAQRFNPNVKIVAHHANIKDDEFTVAWFQQFRIAFNALDNLEARRHANKMCLAADVPLIESGTTGFNGQVQVIKKGVTACYDCTPKETPKSFPVCTIRSTPSQPIHCIVWGKSYLLNEIFGTSEDQAAFDHSTDADNVAKEIEELKKESEALKQIRDATGTSEFPQMLFDKVFNADIERLRSVEDMWTSRRAPEPLKYETVLAQASDDMANKKTLLEDDQRVWSLEESLVVFNDSLDRLSKKILELKKNKAPEAPEPTLSFDKDDIDTLDFVTASANIRSHIFGIDKKSRFDTKQMAGNIIPAIATTNAIVAGLCVLQSYKVLKGEYTQSKEVFLTPFAPARLLAPDRSREPNPDCPVCSVYFTSVVADLSRASLQDFVDEIVKAKLGYEGKEFVVNNDVGTLFECFEDGDDENLPKKLSDLGIKKDSFLTVIDQDDEDTFVNVVINIQEGTLEEDKKPVEAKFSDKPEIPRRPKKHQPGELNSNGETNGEAIDAEHKGVKRPHTEDGGQPLKKVKITPSGAEIVDVDQNEGHVNGGAIVIDD, from the exons ATGGATGCGACGAGCGCCGGCCAGGCTCCGGCCCAGACACAACCTGCGACGGCATCTCCAGCTGCACCTTCAGCACCTGCGCAGCAACCGCAAACACAACAACAAACGCAGAAACAGCCTGCTTACCCCGAGAACGCGCCCCAAAGACGCCCGCCAACAGCTACGCGTGATCGACACAATCAGCAGTCCCTCGGCGCATCACTCAACACCTCAATCAAACAG GCTCGTGTGCTCATGGTCGGTGCCGGTGGAATTGGTTGCGAGTTGCTCAAGAATCTCGTTCTCACTGGCTTTGGCGAAATCCACATTGTCGATCTCGATACCATCGATCTTTCCAACTTGAACCGACAATTTCTTTTCCGACACGAACACATAAAGAAGTCCAAGGCACTA GTAGCCAAGGAGGCGGCACAACGATTCAACCCGAATGTAAAAATTGTCGCGCACCACGCCAACATCAAGGATGACGAATTCACCGTGGCTTGGTTTCAGCAGTTCCGCATTGCCTTTAATGCCCTTGacaatctcgaagctcggaGACACGCGAACAAGATGTGTTTGGCAGCCGATGTACCACTGATCGAAAGTGGCACCACGGGATTCAACGGCCAGGTGCAGGTTATCAAGAAGGGTGTAACCGCATGCTATGACTGTACTCCTAAGGAAACACCCAAATCTTTCCCTGTGTGCACAATCCGTAGCACACCTAGCCAACCTATCCACTGCATTGTCTGGGGTAAAAGCTACCTGCTCAA TGAAATATTTGGCACCAGCGAAGATCAGGCGGCCTTTGATCACTCGACTGACGCTGACAATG TAGCCAAGGAGATTGAGGAATTGAAGAAGGAGTCAGAAGCTCTCAAACAAATCAGAGACGCTACTGGCACATCCGAGTTCCCCCAGATGCTCTTCGACAAGGTTTTCAATGCTGACATCGAACGGCTACGTTCCGTTGAAGATATGTGGACGTCGCGACGAGCCCCCGAGCCTCTCAAGTACGAGACCGTTCTCGCACAAGCCAGTGATGATATGGCCAACAAAAAAACGCTTCTTGAAGACGACCAACGAGTGTGGTCACTAGAAGAGAGTCTCGTGGTCTTTAACGACAGTCTTGACCGATTAAGTAAGAAGATCCTtgagctcaagaagaataAGGCACCTGAAGCACCTGAGCCTACACTCAGTTTTGACAAGGATGATATCGATACACTTGATTTCGTGACGGCGAGTGCCAACATTCGCTCACATATCTTCGGCATCGACAAAAAGTCCCGATTCGATACAAAGCAGATGGCTGGCAACATCATTCCCGCCATTGCCACGACAAATGCGATTGTCGCCGGACTCTGCGTTCTCCAGTCCTACAAAGTTTTGAAGGGCGAATACACACAGTCTAAGGAGGTCTTTTTGACACCATTCGCGCCCGCTCGACTCCTGGCCCCAGACAGGTCTCGGGAGCCAAATCCAGACTGCCCAGTATGCAGTGTTTACTTTACCAGCGTTGTTGCAGATCTATCCCGTGCTTCTCTCCAAGACTTTGTCGACGAAATTGTCAAAGCAAAGCTGGGATACGAGGGTAAAGAATTTGTCGTGAACAACGACGTGGGTACACTTTTCGAATGCTTTGAGGAcggagatgatgagaaccTACCAAAGAAACTGAGTGACCTTG GTATCAAGAAAGACTCGTTCCTGACTGTCATCGatcaagatgatgaggatactTTTGTGAATGTTGTTATCAACATCCAAGAAGG TACAttggaagaagacaagaagCCAGTCGAGGCCAAGTTCTCAGACAAGCCCGAAATcccacgccggccaaagaaACATCAACCTGGCGAATTGAATTCTAATGGCGAGACAAACGGAGAAGCCATCGATGCTGAGCACAAGGGGGTCAAGAGACCGCATACCGAGGATGGTGGTCAGCCTCTTAAAAAGGTCAAGATTACGCCCTCAGGGGCCGAGATCGTGGACGTGGATCAGAATGAAGGTCACGTCAATGGGGGTGCGATTGTTATTGATGACTGA